A portion of the Acidisarcina polymorpha genome contains these proteins:
- a CDS encoding hydrogenase maturation protease, translated as MIAAGVMPGGSTADNARRTMVFACGNALLGDDGVGWRIGREISDNPPRENVFVVCTQQLLPEHAEAVSDADLAVFVDCSAITPAGTVSTTPIEAAGALPAIFTHHLDPASLLKLALEFYGKTPSRSVAITVGGEDFALREVPSGKVAAAIPAALLAVRRVISERDCRAEHEEPPTATGTPGDMPLSDLPSHDFESDGQLS; from the coding sequence ATGATAGCTGCCGGAGTGATGCCCGGAGGATCGACCGCGGACAACGCGCGTCGCACGATGGTGTTTGCCTGTGGCAACGCCTTGCTCGGAGATGACGGAGTCGGCTGGCGGATTGGCCGAGAAATCAGCGACAATCCCCCGCGCGAAAACGTCTTTGTCGTCTGCACCCAGCAACTGTTGCCGGAACACGCGGAAGCCGTCAGCGATGCGGATCTTGCAGTATTCGTCGACTGCTCGGCGATTACCCCCGCAGGCACTGTCTCTACCACTCCCATCGAAGCCGCCGGAGCTTTGCCAGCGATCTTTACTCATCATCTCGATCCTGCCTCGCTATTGAAGCTGGCCCTCGAATTCTATGGCAAGACTCCGTCTCGGTCAGTTGCAATCACTGTCGGTGGCGAGGATTTCGCATTACGGGAAGTACCCAGCGGGAAGGTGGCCGCAGCTATCCCTGCAGCGCTGCTTGCGGTCAGGCGGGTCATCAGCGAAAGAGACTGCAGGGCCGAGCACGAGGAACCACCAACGGCAACCGGCACCCCAGGAGACATGCCTCTCTCTGATCTGCCGAGCCACGACTTCGAGTCCGATGGGCAGCTTTCCTAA
- a CDS encoding NADP oxidoreductase, producing MSKTKLATVWLDGCSGCHMSFLDMDERLLDLSSQFDLVFSPLVDFKVYPDSVDVALVEGAISSVEDERKIHHIREHTKFLVAMGDCAVAGNVPAMRNPFGTAAILKRAYTENVSAQPQIPCVIVPELLEKVRPVHEFVAVDMYIPGCPPSADTFFTVLTELLAGRTPDVGSLTRFGA from the coding sequence ATGAGCAAAACCAAGTTGGCGACAGTATGGCTGGACGGCTGCTCCGGGTGCCACATGTCCTTTCTGGATATGGACGAGCGGCTGCTCGACCTTAGCAGTCAATTCGATCTCGTATTCAGCCCTTTGGTCGACTTCAAGGTCTATCCCGATTCGGTGGACGTCGCGCTCGTCGAAGGTGCGATCAGCAGCGTCGAGGACGAACGCAAGATCCACCACATTCGCGAGCACACGAAATTCCTGGTCGCGATGGGCGACTGCGCGGTCGCCGGGAATGTGCCGGCGATGCGAAACCCCTTCGGCACGGCAGCGATCTTGAAACGGGCCTACACTGAGAACGTCTCCGCACAGCCCCAAATTCCCTGCGTGATCGTTCCGGAGCTCCTGGAGAAGGTGCGGCCGGTGCATGAATTCGTCGCCGTGGATATGTATATTCCCGGCTGCCCTCCGTCGGCCGACACCTTCTTCACGGTGCTCACTGAACTGCTAGCTGGACGTACGCCGGACGTTGGGAGCCTGACCCGGTTTGGCGCCTAG
- the hoxU gene encoding bidirectional hydrogenase complex protein HoxU has protein sequence MTVAADVKTLVIDGKHVSAGGDQTVLEVARENNIFIPTLCHLDGLSDVGACRLCLVEVKNSNKLTPACMLRVEEGMEVTTTSERLRHYRQTILELLFAERNHVCSVCVANGNCELQSLAQSQGLTHVRLPYRNPKLDVDASHERFVADHNRCILCTRCVRVCAEVEGAHVWDVMGRGVDSMVITDLHQPWGESSCTRCGKCVQVCPTGALSDKGKLGWDHPKHPEFLTYLNMMREAQ, from the coding sequence TCAAGACACTCGTCATCGATGGAAAGCACGTGAGCGCCGGCGGCGATCAGACGGTGCTTGAGGTGGCGCGCGAGAACAATATCTTCATCCCGACGCTCTGCCACCTCGACGGCCTCTCCGACGTAGGCGCATGCCGGTTGTGCCTGGTCGAAGTGAAGAACTCGAATAAGTTGACACCGGCCTGCATGCTCCGCGTGGAAGAAGGCATGGAGGTCACGACCACCTCCGAACGGCTGCGCCACTACCGGCAGACCATCCTTGAGCTGTTGTTTGCCGAACGCAACCACGTCTGTTCGGTCTGCGTCGCCAATGGAAACTGCGAGCTCCAATCTCTCGCGCAATCGCAGGGTCTGACCCATGTGCGGCTTCCCTATCGCAATCCGAAGCTCGACGTCGACGCCTCGCATGAGCGGTTCGTCGCCGACCATAACCGGTGCATTCTTTGCACCCGCTGCGTGCGCGTCTGCGCCGAGGTGGAAGGCGCGCACGTTTGGGATGTGATGGGTCGAGGCGTCGATTCGATGGTCATCACCGACCTGCATCAACCCTGGGGAGAGTCAAGCTGCACCCGCTGCGGCAAGTGCGTGCAAGTCTGCCCGACCGGCGCGCTATCCGACAAAGGCAAGCTGGGCTGGGACCATCCCAAGCATCCCGAGTTCCTGACCTATCTCAACATGATGCGCGAGGCACAATGA
- a CDS encoding Ni/Fe hydrogenase subunit alpha, protein MSQTITIDPVTRLEGHGKITLKTNDQGEVSEAFFSVTQVRGFEKFTEGRPFYEMPGLMARICGICPVSHLLASAKACEAIMSVEIPPTAAKLRRALNMAQTIQSHALSFFYLASPDLLLGMDSDPAERNIFGVAKVNPELGRAGIGLRRFGQHIIELLGKKRIHPGWVVPGGVTEPLSAVKRDEILGLIPEAYANIHLALTWYKKIAERFRGEAESFANFRGAFLGMVSDDDGLEFTDGKLRLIDADGNVLLDNLEAAQFDDHFGEAVEPFSYMKFPYYKPLGYPDGAYRVGPLARLNIAKHAGTPLADAELKEFKQLANGPVLGSFYYHQARLIDILYGIEVVERIFTDPTILDTHVRATAGVNRLEGSGVAEAPRGTLMHHYKVDEKGQMLWANLVIATGQNNNAMNRGVLQAAQQYVKTDKLVDGMLNRVEAVIRTFDPCLSCSTHAFGQMPLIIELLAPDGTMLDEVRR, encoded by the coding sequence ATGTCGCAGACGATCACGATCGACCCGGTAACGCGCCTCGAAGGCCATGGGAAGATTACTCTCAAGACCAACGATCAGGGCGAGGTGAGTGAAGCCTTTTTCAGCGTGACCCAGGTGCGTGGCTTCGAGAAATTCACCGAAGGCCGCCCGTTCTATGAGATGCCTGGCCTGATGGCCCGCATCTGCGGCATCTGCCCGGTCAGCCATCTGCTGGCTTCAGCCAAGGCCTGCGAGGCGATCATGTCGGTCGAGATTCCTCCGACTGCCGCGAAGCTGCGGCGTGCGCTCAATATGGCGCAAACCATCCAGTCGCACGCGCTGAGCTTCTTCTATCTGGCCTCGCCGGACCTGCTGCTGGGCATGGACTCAGACCCGGCTGAGCGGAACATCTTCGGCGTGGCAAAGGTCAATCCAGAACTTGGACGAGCGGGCATCGGCCTGCGCCGTTTTGGCCAGCACATCATCGAGCTGCTGGGAAAGAAGCGCATTCATCCCGGATGGGTGGTGCCTGGCGGGGTGACCGAGCCGCTGAGCGCGGTGAAGCGCGATGAGATCCTGGGCCTGATTCCAGAGGCCTATGCGAATATTCACCTGGCCCTGACCTGGTACAAGAAGATCGCGGAACGCTTTCGCGGGGAGGCCGAAAGCTTTGCAAATTTCCGCGGCGCCTTCCTGGGTATGGTGAGCGACGACGATGGTCTCGAGTTCACCGACGGCAAACTGCGGCTGATCGACGCGGACGGCAATGTGCTGTTAGACAACCTCGAGGCGGCGCAGTTCGACGATCACTTTGGGGAAGCGGTCGAGCCATTCTCCTACATGAAGTTTCCGTATTACAAGCCGCTCGGCTATCCCGATGGCGCTTACCGGGTTGGGCCGCTGGCCCGTCTCAACATCGCCAAACATGCGGGCACTCCGTTGGCGGATGCCGAGTTGAAGGAGTTCAAACAACTCGCGAATGGCCCCGTGCTTGGATCCTTCTATTACCATCAGGCGCGACTCATCGATATCCTCTACGGCATCGAGGTCGTTGAGCGGATCTTTACCGATCCAACGATCCTCGATACCCACGTCAGGGCGACCGCGGGAGTCAACCGGCTGGAAGGCTCCGGTGTAGCGGAGGCCCCGCGGGGTACGCTCATGCACCACTACAAAGTTGACGAAAAGGGACAGATGCTCTGGGCCAACCTGGTGATCGCCACAGGGCAAAACAATAACGCCATGAACCGCGGAGTGCTGCAAGCGGCGCAACAATACGTGAAGACCGACAAACTGGTCGACGGCATGCTGAATCGCGTAGAGGCGGTGATTCGAACCTTCGATCCCTGCCTCAGTTGCTCCACCCATGCCTTCGGCCAGATGCCGCTCATCATCGAACTGCTCGCCCCGGATGGCACAATGCTCGATGAGGTACGCCGATGA